The following are encoded in a window of Acidobacteriota bacterium genomic DNA:
- a CDS encoding MFS transporter gives MSEPLPTHTRQRVLWLLYALAVITYLDRVCIAAAAPAITAEFGFTPTQMGYVFSAFTVAYAAFEIPSGWLGDRYGTRLALTRIVLWWSLFTALTGAVFGFWSLFAIRFLFGAGEAGAFPNIARSVADWLPQAEQGRGMSMSFRGLATGAALSAPLVLTLQKWQGWRWTFVEFGLLGAAWAVVWYRWFRNKPEEHPAVNAAEVALIRGGATDAKTTPQAHHVPWRALFTSRNMATICGMYFAYAYSLYFYLTWLPTYLIKARGFPADNAKWYAALPWVLSIGTFWFGGWLTDRLARTHGLKIARCGVGACGYERLVAAGRAASRKPGRRGGLVGVGLVLPVRHDQRGLVGVSGCRAAQCGRGDGLYEFIRQHRRRAGSVGGGLRGGEVQFVGAAVLCDGRCFCGGRADVAAG, from the coding sequence ATGTCTGAACCATTGCCAACTCACACCCGCCAGCGCGTCTTATGGCTGCTTTACGCGCTCGCCGTCATCACCTATCTCGACCGCGTCTGCATCGCTGCCGCCGCGCCCGCGATCACGGCGGAGTTCGGTTTCACGCCGACGCAGATGGGTTACGTCTTCAGCGCGTTCACGGTGGCTTACGCCGCGTTTGAGATTCCGAGCGGCTGGCTGGGCGACCGCTACGGGACACGACTGGCGTTGACGCGCATTGTGTTGTGGTGGTCGCTGTTCACGGCGCTGACGGGCGCAGTGTTTGGCTTCTGGTCGCTGTTTGCGATTCGTTTTTTGTTTGGCGCGGGCGAAGCGGGCGCTTTTCCGAACATTGCTCGCAGCGTGGCCGATTGGCTGCCGCAAGCCGAACAAGGGCGCGGGATGAGCATGTCGTTTCGCGGCTTGGCGACGGGCGCAGCGTTGAGCGCGCCGTTGGTGCTAACCTTGCAGAAATGGCAGGGCTGGCGCTGGACGTTTGTTGAATTCGGCTTGCTGGGCGCGGCCTGGGCAGTGGTCTGGTATCGCTGGTTCCGCAACAAACCCGAAGAGCATCCCGCCGTGAATGCCGCCGAAGTCGCTTTGATACGCGGCGGCGCGACGGACGCTAAAACCACCCCGCAGGCGCATCACGTACCCTGGCGGGCGCTCTTCACCAGCCGCAACATGGCGACAATTTGCGGGATGTATTTCGCCTATGCTTACAGTTTGTATTTTTATCTGACGTGGCTGCCGACCTATTTGATCAAGGCGCGCGGCTTCCCTGCCGACAATGCCAAATGGTATGCGGCGCTGCCGTGGGTGCTGAGCATCGGCACCTTCTGGTTTGGCGGCTGGCTGACTGACCGGCTGGCGCGCACGCACGGCTTGAAGATCGCACGCTGCGGCGTCGGCGCGTGCGGCTATGAGCGGCTTGTTGCTGCTGGCCGTGCCGCAAGTCGAAAACCGGGTCGGCGCGGCGGTCTTGTTGGCGTTGGCCTTGTGTTGCCAGTCCGCCACGATCAGCGCGGCCTGGTCGGTGTGTCTGGATGTCGGGCGGCGCAATGCGGGCGTGGTGACGGGCTTTATGAATTCATTCGGCAACATCGGCGGCGCGCTGGCTCCGTTGGTGGTGGGTTACGTGGTGGAGAAGTTCAATTCGTGGGCGCTGCCGTTTTATGTGATGGCCGCTGTTTTTGCGGTGGGCGCGCTGATGTGGCTGCTGGTTGA
- a CDS encoding 2-oxoacid:ferredoxin oxidoreductase subunit beta, whose amino-acid sequence MSENGKTNGTNGHVKLTRQDFVTNQEVRWCPGCGDYSILAQVQKVMPELGIDREKIVFISGIGCSSRFPYYMNTYGFHTIHGRAPAIATGVKTANPDLQVWVITGDGDALSIGGNHFIHALRRNVDLKIILFNNRIYGLTKGQYSPTSELGKINKSAPMGTIDYPLNPLSIGLAAEATFIGRSMDVDPKHLGMMVERLAKHKGSGFLEVYQNCNIFNDGTFKSFTDREVRDDRLLYLEHGKPLLFGKNKQQGIRLNTQTMGAEVVTVGENGVTTDDLLRHDENSARSYLAYILGRFQYPDYPVPMGVLRQVLRPTYEEMLAGQIKTAIEKKGPGDLRKLLHSGETWTIN is encoded by the coding sequence ATGAGCGAGAATGGAAAAACAAATGGCACGAATGGGCACGTCAAACTAACGCGCCAGGATTTTGTCACCAATCAGGAAGTCCGCTGGTGTCCGGGCTGCGGTGACTATTCGATTTTGGCCCAGGTGCAAAAGGTCATGCCGGAACTCGGCATTGACCGCGAGAAGATCGTCTTCATTTCGGGCATCGGCTGTTCGAGCCGCTTTCCGTATTACATGAACACCTACGGCTTCCACACGATTCACGGACGCGCGCCCGCCATTGCGACGGGCGTCAAGACAGCGAATCCCGACTTGCAGGTCTGGGTCATCACGGGCGATGGCGACGCGCTCTCGATTGGTGGCAACCACTTCATCCACGCGCTGCGCCGTAACGTGGATTTGAAGATCATCCTGTTTAACAACCGCATCTACGGGCTGACCAAAGGGCAATACTCGCCGACTTCGGAATTGGGCAAGATCAACAAGTCCGCGCCGATGGGGACGATTGATTATCCGCTCAATCCGCTGAGCATCGGCTTGGCTGCCGAAGCGACTTTCATCGGGCGTTCGATGGACGTTGACCCGAAGCACCTGGGGATGATGGTCGAGCGACTGGCGAAGCATAAAGGTTCGGGCTTCCTGGAGGTTTATCAGAACTGCAACATCTTCAATGATGGCACTTTCAAATCCTTCACCGACCGCGAAGTGCGCGACGACCGGCTGCTTTATCTCGAACACGGCAAACCGCTGCTCTTCGGCAAGAACAAGCAGCAAGGCATCCGGCTCAACACCCAAACGATGGGTGCCGAAGTCGTGACTGTCGGCGAAAACGGCGTGACCACCGACGACCTGCTCAGGCACGATGAAAACTCGGCGCGCAGTTATCTGGCTTATATCCTGGGACGCTTTCAGTATCCTGATTACCCCGTGCCGATGGGTGTCCTGCGCCAGGTCTTGCGACCGACTTACGAAGAGATGCTGGCCGGTCAGATCAAGACGGCCATTGAGAAAAAAGGCCCCGGCGATTTGCGCAAGCTGTTGCACAGCGGCGAAACCTGGACGATCAACTGA
- a CDS encoding PQQ-binding-like beta-propeller repeat protein, with the protein MTINQIDLPTSQKTLRLWPGVAAAVLLCLVTFVVPSVMPDAGGAAIMGGIACGVAVIVWWLFFSRAPWVERVGAIVLMAVAVLVTKLFVHQSISNGMMGMMLPVFSIPILSLALVAAVAAGRRLSSAPRRALMVAAILLGCGVFTLLRTGGMTGEASSDLHWRWTPTPEERLLAQAKDAPVPLATVSPTPAPAAPTPSATAPVIAATPEPGKEVPAKVGDVPAAATAVPAAAKSHADWPSFRGPARDGVVRAGRIETDWAKSPPVELWRHPIGPGWSSFAVQGELVYTQEQRGEDEIVSCYNLTTGKPVWRHADKARFWESNAGAGPRATPTLSNGRVYTFGATGILNALDARTGSVVWSRNAATDTNTKVPGWGFASSPLVNGDTVVVAAAGALAAYDVANGKPRWYGPAGGSGYSSPHLSKIDGVAQILLLNGDGIISVAPADGALLWKHEWPGDSIVQPAVMAGGNVLLGSGTGMGRAQSGVRRVAVTHGADGWTAEERWTSQGLKPYFNDFVVHKGHAFGFDGSILGCINLEDGKRKWKGGRYGHGQIILLPDQDLLLVLSEEGDLALVTAAADQFTELARFPAIKGKTWNHPVLVGDRLLVRNGEEIAAFRLSLASR; encoded by the coding sequence ATGACTATCAATCAGATTGACTTGCCGACTTCTCAGAAAACACTGCGGCTCTGGCCTGGCGTGGCCGCCGCAGTGCTGCTGTGTCTGGTGACCTTCGTCGTCCCCAGCGTCATGCCCGATGCTGGTGGCGCCGCGATCATGGGCGGGATCGCTTGCGGGGTGGCCGTCATTGTGTGGTGGCTGTTTTTCAGCCGGGCACCCTGGGTCGAGCGCGTGGGGGCTATCGTGCTGATGGCCGTCGCGGTCCTCGTGACCAAGCTCTTCGTGCATCAGTCCATTTCGAACGGCATGATGGGGATGATGCTCCCCGTCTTTTCCATTCCTATCTTGAGCCTCGCGTTGGTCGCCGCTGTGGCCGCCGGACGTCGCCTCTCCAGCGCACCTCGACGTGCGTTGATGGTTGCCGCAATCCTGCTTGGGTGCGGAGTGTTCACGCTCCTGCGGACGGGCGGCATGACCGGCGAGGCCAGTTCGGATTTGCACTGGCGCTGGACGCCGACTCCCGAAGAACGGCTCCTGGCCCAAGCGAAGGATGCGCCAGTACCACTCGCGACGGTGTCTCCCACACCAGCGCCTGCCGCGCCAACGCCTTCCGCGACGGCCCCGGTTATCGCCGCGACCCCCGAACCAGGGAAAGAAGTTCCAGCCAAAGTCGGCGATGTGCCCGCCGCCGCCACCGCCGTTCCGGCAGCCGCGAAATCGCACGCCGACTGGCCCAGCTTTCGCGGCCCGGCGCGTGATGGCGTCGTGCGCGCGGGGCGGATCGAGACCGACTGGGCGAAGTCGCCGCCGGTCGAGTTGTGGCGTCACCCCATCGGCCCCGGCTGGTCGTCGTTTGCCGTTCAAGGCGAACTTGTCTACACCCAGGAACAGCGCGGCGAGGATGAGATCGTCTCTTGCTACAATCTGACGACTGGCAAGCCGGTGTGGCGACACGCGGACAAGGCCCGGTTCTGGGAATCGAATGCCGGTGCGGGGCCGCGCGCGACACCGACGCTCAGCAATGGGCGCGTCTACACCTTTGGGGCAACCGGAATTCTGAACGCGCTCGACGCGCGCACCGGCTCCGTCGTTTGGTCGCGCAACGCGGCCACTGACACTAACACGAAGGTGCCAGGCTGGGGCTTTGCGAGTTCGCCGCTGGTGAATGGCGACACCGTTGTCGTGGCCGCCGCCGGTGCGCTCGCGGCTTACGATGTGGCCAACGGCAAGCCACGCTGGTACGGCCCGGCTGGCGGATCGGGCTATAGTTCGCCGCATTTGTCGAAGATTGACGGCGTCGCCCAGATTCTGCTGCTGAACGGAGACGGCATCATCAGCGTCGCCCCTGCTGACGGCGCGCTGCTCTGGAAACACGAGTGGCCGGGCGACAGCATCGTGCAACCGGCGGTGATGGCGGGGGGCAACGTCCTGCTCGGCAGCGGCACCGGCATGGGGCGCGCCCAAAGCGGAGTGCGCCGCGTCGCCGTGACGCACGGAGCCGACGGCTGGACCGCCGAAGAGCGCTGGACGTCGCAGGGGCTGAAGCCCTACTTCAACGACTTTGTTGTTCACAAGGGCCATGCCTTCGGCTTTGACGGCAGCATCCTCGGATGCATCAACCTTGAAGACGGCAAGCGCAAGTGGAAGGGCGGACGCTACGGCCACGGGCAAATCATTCTGTTGCCCGACCAGGATTTGCTACTGGTGCTATCAGAAGAGGGGGATTTGGCGCTCGTCACGGCAGCCGCAGACCAATTCACCGAACTCGCGCGGTTCCCCGCCATCAAAGGCAAGACCTGGAACCATCCGGTGCTGGTTGGCGACCGCCTGCTGGTGCGCAACGGCGAGGAGATAGCGGCGTTCCGGCTCTCCCTCGCGAGCCGCTAA
- a CDS encoding 2-oxoacid:acceptor oxidoreductase subunit alpha produces the protein MSTTTIEESKSTIHQIEELETVTIRFCGDSGDGMQLTGTQFTATSAILGNDISTLPDFPAEIRAPQGSLPGVSGFQLNFSSRDIRTPGDEPDVLVAMNPAALKTNLADLLPGGILLVNTDEFTDSNFKKASIKSNPLEDGSLSGYRLFKLPITQLTLKSLEESKLPFKQRERCKNFYALGLMYWLYDRPLDATVKWIDEKFGNKPEIAEANLMALKAGFNYADTTEIFTTHYRVSKAAIKPGKYRNITGNEATAIGFVTAAQLTGRPLFYGSYPITPASDVLHELSKHKNFGVKTFQAEDEIAAIGAAIGAAFTGHIGLTGTSGPGVCLKSEAIGLAVMTELPLVIIDVQRGGPSTGLPTKTEQADLLQAMFGRNSESPVAIVAPSTPGECFSMAVEAVRLATKYMSPVFFLSDGYLANGSEPWLIPNIEDLPEMKVTFRTEVEGFFPYSRDEKTLSRPWAVPGTPGLEHRIGGIEKQHITGNVNYEPDNHDFMVRLRQEKIDRMAQDIPAVEVYGDPQGKVLVLGWGSTNGAITTAVEQMREQGASVSSAHLRYLNPFPANLGEVLKNFETVIIPEMNLGQLALLVRAKFLVDAVSFTKVKGKPFKVSELVKKIKEHL, from the coding sequence ATGTCCACAACGACGATTGAAGAGAGTAAAAGCACGATTCACCAGATTGAAGAGTTAGAGACCGTCACGATTCGTTTTTGCGGCGATTCGGGCGACGGCATGCAATTGACCGGGACGCAATTCACGGCGACGTCGGCGATCCTGGGCAACGATATTTCGACGCTGCCCGATTTCCCGGCAGAGATTCGCGCGCCACAGGGCAGCTTGCCGGGCGTGTCGGGCTTCCAGTTGAATTTCAGCAGCCGCGACATCCGCACGCCGGGCGATGAACCGGATGTGCTGGTCGCCATGAATCCGGCGGCGCTCAAGACCAACCTGGCTGATCTGCTGCCGGGCGGCATCCTGCTGGTCAACACCGACGAATTCACCGACAGCAATTTCAAGAAGGCGAGCATCAAGTCGAATCCGCTCGAAGACGGCAGCTTGAGCGGCTATCGCCTCTTCAAATTGCCGATCACGCAATTGACGCTCAAGTCGCTGGAAGAATCGAAGCTGCCCTTCAAACAGCGCGAACGTTGCAAGAACTTTTATGCGCTGGGCCTGATGTACTGGCTGTATGACCGCCCGCTCGACGCGACGGTCAAATGGATTGATGAGAAGTTTGGCAACAAGCCCGAAATCGCCGAAGCCAATTTGATGGCCTTGAAGGCAGGCTTCAATTACGCCGACACGACCGAGATTTTCACCACGCATTACCGCGTCAGCAAAGCCGCGATCAAGCCGGGCAAATACCGCAACATCACCGGCAACGAAGCCACCGCCATCGGCTTCGTCACCGCCGCGCAATTGACCGGACGTCCGCTGTTTTACGGCAGCTACCCAATCACGCCGGCTTCGGACGTGTTGCACGAATTGTCGAAGCACAAAAATTTCGGCGTCAAAACCTTTCAGGCCGAAGACGAAATCGCAGCCATCGGGGCGGCCATCGGCGCGGCCTTCACCGGGCACATCGGCTTGACCGGCACCAGCGGCCCCGGTGTCTGCCTGAAATCCGAAGCGATTGGTTTGGCCGTGATGACTGAATTGCCGCTCGTCATCATTGACGTGCAACGCGGCGGCCCTTCGACTGGTTTGCCGACGAAGACCGAACAGGCCGACCTGTTGCAAGCGATGTTCGGACGCAACAGCGAATCGCCGGTTGCCATCGTCGCGCCGTCAACACCGGGCGAATGTTTCAGCATGGCGGTTGAGGCGGTGCGCCTGGCGACCAAGTACATGTCGCCGGTATTCTTCCTATCCGATGGTTATCTGGCGAATGGTTCGGAGCCGTGGCTGATTCCGAACATCGAAGATCTGCCCGAAATGAAGGTCACGTTCCGCACCGAGGTCGAAGGCTTCTTCCCGTATTCACGCGACGAAAAGACGTTGTCGCGTCCGTGGGCAGTGCCGGGCACGCCGGGCTTGGAACATCGCATCGGCGGCATCGAGAAACAGCACATCACCGGCAACGTGAATTACGAACCGGACAATCACGATTTCATGGTGCGCTTGCGCCAGGAAAAGATTGACCGTATGGCGCAGGACATTCCGGCGGTGGAAGTTTATGGCGACCCGCAAGGCAAAGTGTTGGTGCTCGGCTGGGGTTCGACCAACGGTGCAATCACCACGGCGGTCGAACAGATGCGCGAACAGGGCGCAAGCGTTTCGAGCGCGCACCTGCGCTACCTGAACCCGTTCCCGGCAAATCTGGGCGAAGTGCTGAAGAATTTCGAGACGGTCATTATTCCCGAAATGAATCTGGGGCAATTGGCGCTGCTGGTGCGCGCTAAGTTCCTGGTGGATGCGGTCAGCTTCACGAAGGTGAAAGGCAAGCCATTCAAGGTTTCGGAACTGGTCAAGAAGATCAAAGAGCATCTGTGA
- a CDS encoding NADH-quinone oxidoreductase subunit I, which produces MSFLSEIINTVKEIAYVAKSTAQGMSVTLSHIPGKKDTISYPDEPVQIFKRFRGEHYLGVDENGKELCVSCFLCAAACPADAIYIEGAEDPRPYEQRGSQDHRYAKIYQIDYGRCILCGFCVDACPTDAIKHGHNFEWAVYTPGEMTKDKEYLLANLWREPDVKPNEKQKARAEELLKKHPHEPFNLVLQ; this is translated from the coding sequence ATGTCTTTCCTTTCAGAAATCATCAACACCGTCAAAGAGATCGCCTACGTGGCGAAATCCACTGCACAGGGCATGAGCGTGACGCTCAGCCACATTCCCGGCAAGAAGGACACGATCAGTTATCCCGACGAGCCGGTGCAGATTTTCAAACGCTTCCGGGGCGAGCATTACCTGGGTGTGGATGAGAACGGCAAGGAACTGTGCGTGTCGTGTTTCCTGTGCGCGGCGGCTTGCCCGGCGGATGCCATCTACATCGAAGGCGCTGAAGACCCACGTCCATACGAACAGCGTGGCTCGCAGGATCACCGCTACGCCAAGATTTATCAGATTGATTACGGGCGCTGCATCCTCTGCGGCTTTTGCGTAGACGCCTGTCCGACCGACGCCATCAAGCACGGCCATAATTTTGAATGGGCTGTTTACACGCCCGGCGAAATGACCAAGGACAAAGAATATTTGCTGGCCAACCTCTGGCGCGAACCGGATGTAAAGCCGAATGAAAAGCAAAAAGCCCGCGCGGAAGAATTGCTGAAGAAGCATCCGCACGAGCCGTTCAATCTCGTCTTGCAGTAA
- a CDS encoding carboxypeptidase regulatory-like domain-containing protein, which translates to MKNLLCVFALLLSLAATGLAQTNRGGISGTVTDVTGAVVPGAKVTITNAGTNQSQTLTTSSDGAFNALSLEPVVYRITVEATGFKKAVLNNVKVDTASTATANIALTPGEVANEVTVTAESPLINAERGTTSQTITERQIQDVPLNNRSVLDLAVTIPNVSGDAGSEDPEVTSGQPVPGFNLSLNGGRPGSTSMLADGVNNTGVGIGRAVVSFTPETVQEFTIQTSAYSAEFGTTGGGVINITTKSGTNSYNGVALWYHRNPLTNSRPFRVGTAPRPANNLRYNQFSGSVGGPIWLPKKIFGPAGYDGHDKTFFFFAYEPRYRKDFVTSTGLLPSAAERAGDFSNLVRTTSGFLPAAVAAKFNQTSTGPANIYQQFALTGGRLTPLAQTCTVAGATTAFFCQFPDNKIPQNMLDPTALRLLQLMPPPGEYFDDSGLVRNFLLERSVRQDEKRYTLRLDHSFTSKFKTNFRFTKTPAVGIRGAGNDVNGNTGVYSDAKQYLFTFNNIITPTLLNDLRLNYTRGNFSEDFSPEFAIKTGRSLSNEYGLPSLTKGGLPLFFLTQDNGYVNADLGAGGSTNNFNVEERFNLNDVVYWTRGNKTWKFGVDLDHALLNVTPFFAASGGRWQFRTVNTSNNRGTGLPNGGNDLASFLLGVPNAVDVRPLLLDYNYRWNSGAAFIQNDWKVRPNLSLNLGMRYSLQYPRAEKNNLQGVFRPDLTQTITLTETQRRAIASGTGGLGILATDPIPSFVPTNVQIPAFAFAGQGGRSKYVTPVDYWGLEPRFGFAWSPKLRWVQERHLVVRGGYGLSHAPLTGNNRNPSPDFGGFTTVGTTLTGSSGTADATLPVRLSFNQPLQGTGTPLNTLLGTNADGIVYGNGIGVPGFANDFSNGKVPYAQNWNLAFQFEVLKNTSVEVAYVGNKGTHLYLPLVNLNPRNLDFVNFLEANNIPAEGTLADPLGRRNLLGAVVTIQRSSIATPYFGFNELNRYFDPSANSIRHAVYVDVRRRVRNGLTLTANYTFGKSIDDASDANPDVRVLTTGTTRGQVSYGAPRKGDRSISTFDLKHNASSTFIYDLPFGKGRKLLAGAPSVVNAVVGGWTTSGVIRYQGGQPFIPFITDTNKLGGTNRTVRLDLVPGVPLKNPLYSPSCVIGSNCEPYINPAAFMRPVKGKLGSAPRTLDVRAPLQEYFDLSIQKNFQLPHLGEKRRVQFRVDMINVFNHPNFRYVNTGNTPPGFGTFPTEITTEAEAVTLPNGVAGTRGAVITAAEYNTWAAFNGQPLSTTTAGAAQLAAIRARVNATRLPNTVVTNAPASALPADFFHVPIPQGFATRNANSFDLNTLEGFKLYRLRQTYDPNFGTLFAVSNPRYIQFGIRIFF; encoded by the coding sequence ATGAAGAATTTGCTCTGTGTTTTTGCTCTGCTTCTGAGTCTGGCCGCGACCGGCCTCGCACAAACCAATCGCGGCGGCATCAGCGGTACCGTGACGGACGTGACTGGCGCGGTTGTGCCCGGCGCCAAAGTCACGATTACGAATGCCGGTACAAACCAGTCTCAAACACTGACGACCTCGTCGGATGGGGCGTTTAACGCGCTGTCGCTTGAGCCGGTGGTGTATCGCATCACCGTGGAAGCCACGGGCTTCAAGAAAGCCGTGCTCAACAATGTCAAAGTGGATACCGCCAGCACCGCCACGGCCAACATCGCCCTCACGCCCGGCGAAGTCGCCAACGAAGTCACGGTGACCGCCGAGTCTCCGCTCATCAATGCGGAAAGAGGCACGACGAGCCAGACCATCACGGAGCGTCAGATTCAGGACGTGCCGCTCAACAACCGCAGCGTGCTCGATCTGGCCGTGACGATTCCCAACGTCTCAGGCGACGCGGGCAGCGAAGACCCGGAAGTCACTTCCGGGCAACCAGTGCCCGGCTTCAATTTGAGTTTGAATGGTGGACGGCCCGGCAGCACTTCGATGCTGGCGGATGGCGTCAACAATACCGGCGTCGGCATCGGGCGCGCGGTGGTCAGCTTCACGCCGGAGACGGTGCAGGAATTTACGATCCAAACCTCGGCGTATTCGGCTGAGTTCGGCACGACCGGCGGCGGCGTCATCAACATCACGACCAAGTCCGGCACCAACAGTTACAACGGCGTGGCGCTCTGGTATCACCGCAACCCGCTGACCAACTCGCGACCTTTCCGCGTGGGCACGGCGCCGCGGCCAGCCAACAATCTGCGCTACAACCAATTTTCAGGTTCGGTTGGCGGCCCGATTTGGCTGCCCAAAAAAATCTTCGGGCCAGCCGGATACGATGGCCACGACAAGACGTTTTTCTTCTTCGCCTATGAGCCGCGTTATCGCAAGGATTTTGTGACATCAACGGGGTTGCTGCCTAGCGCCGCCGAACGCGCGGGCGATTTTTCAAATCTGGTGCGCACCACCAGCGGCTTTTTGCCGGCGGCGGTGGCCGCCAAGTTCAATCAGACTTCGACCGGCCCGGCGAATATCTATCAACAGTTCGCGCTGACCGGCGGCAGGCTGACGCCGTTGGCGCAAACTTGCACGGTGGCAGGGGCGACGACGGCGTTCTTCTGCCAATTCCCCGATAACAAGATTCCGCAGAACATGCTCGATCCGACAGCGTTGCGGCTGTTGCAACTGATGCCGCCACCCGGCGAATACTTCGACGATTCGGGGCTGGTCAGAAACTTCCTGCTGGAACGTTCCGTGCGGCAGGACGAAAAACGCTACACGCTGCGGCTCGATCACAGCTTCACCAGCAAATTCAAAACGAACTTCCGCTTCACCAAAACGCCCGCCGTCGGTATTCGCGGCGCGGGCAATGACGTGAACGGCAACACCGGCGTTTACAGCGACGCCAAACAGTACCTCTTCACTTTTAACAACATCATCACGCCGACGCTGCTCAACGATCTGCGGCTCAATTACACGCGCGGCAATTTCAGCGAGGATTTCTCGCCCGAATTCGCCATCAAGACCGGGCGCAGTTTGTCTAACGAATACGGCCTGCCGAGTTTGACCAAAGGCGGGCTGCCGCTGTTCTTTTTGACGCAGGACAACGGCTATGTGAACGCCGACCTGGGTGCGGGCGGTTCGACCAATAACTTCAACGTCGAAGAACGCTTCAATCTCAACGACGTGGTTTACTGGACGCGCGGCAACAAGACCTGGAAGTTCGGCGTTGATCTCGATCACGCGCTACTGAACGTCACACCCTTCTTTGCGGCTTCCGGCGGGCGCTGGCAATTCCGCACCGTCAACACCAGCAACAATCGTGGGACGGGGCTGCCCAACGGCGGCAATGACCTCGCCAGCTTTTTACTGGGTGTGCCGAACGCGGTGGATGTGCGCCCGTTGCTGCTCGATTACAACTACCGCTGGAACAGCGGCGCGGCCTTCATCCAAAACGATTGGAAGGTGCGCCCGAATCTCTCGCTCAATCTCGGCATGCGCTATTCGCTGCAATATCCGCGCGCCGAAAAGAACAACCTGCAAGGCGTCTTCCGGCCTGATCTGACGCAAACGATCACGCTCACCGAAACGCAACGCCGCGCCATTGCCAGCGGGACAGGCGGTTTGGGCATTCTGGCGACCGATCCGATTCCCAGTTTTGTGCCGACCAACGTTCAGATACCGGCGTTTGCGTTTGCCGGTCAGGGCGGGCGCTCGAAATATGTCACGCCGGTGGATTACTGGGGTCTCGAACCGCGCTTCGGTTTCGCCTGGAGTCCGAAACTGCGCTGGGTGCAAGAGCGCCATCTGGTCGTGCGCGGCGGTTATGGCCTGTCGCACGCGCCGCTGACGGGGAATAACCGCAATCCGTCGCCGGATTTCGGCGGCTTTACCACCGTGGGCACGACCTTGACGGGGTCATCCGGCACGGCGGATGCGACCCTGCCGGTGCGGCTGTCCTTCAATCAACCCTTGCAAGGCACGGGCACGCCGCTCAATACCCTGTTGGGCACGAATGCCGACGGCATCGTTTATGGCAACGGCATCGGCGTGCCGGGCTTCGCCAATGATTTCAGCAACGGCAAAGTCCCTTACGCCCAGAACTGGAACCTGGCATTTCAATTTGAAGTCTTGAAAAACACCTCGGTCGAAGTGGCGTATGTCGGCAACAAAGGCACGCATCTGTACCTGCCGTTGGTCAACCTGAACCCGCGCAATCTGGACTTCGTCAATTTTCTGGAAGCGAACAACATTCCGGCGGAAGGCACGTTGGCCGATCCGCTGGGCCGCCGCAATTTGCTGGGCGCGGTGGTTACGATCCAGCGCAGCAGCATCGCGACCCCGTATTTCGGCTTTAACGAACTCAATCGTTACTTCGATCCGTCGGCCAACAGCATTCGCCACGCCGTCTATGTGGACGTGCGCCGCCGCGTGCGCAATGGCTTGACGCTGACGGCCAATTACACCTTTGGCAAATCCATTGACGACGCCTCGGACGCCAACCCGGATGTCAGAGTGCTGACGACCGGCACGACGCGCGGCCAGGTTTCGTATGGCGCGCCGCGCAAAGGCGACCGTTCAATCTCGACCTTCGATCTCAAACATAACGCCAGTTCGACCTTCATCTACGATCTGCCCTTCGGCAAGGGGCGCAAGCTGCTGGCCGGCGCGCCCAGCGTGGTGAATGCCGTCGTTGGCGGCTGGACGACTTCGGGCGTGATCCGCTATCAGGGTGGCCAGCCCTTCATTCCGTTTATCACGGACACGAACAAACTGGGCGGCACGAATCGCACCGTCCGGCTCGACCTGGTGCCGGGCGTGCCGCTGAAGAACCCGCTGTATTCGCCCAGTTGCGTGATTGGCTCGAACTGCGAACCTTATATCAATCCGGCGGCGTTTATGCGTCCGGTCAAAGGCAAATTGGGCAGCGCCCCGCGCACGCTGGATGTGCGCGCACCACTACAGGAATACTTTGATCTTTCGATCCAGAAAAACTTCCAGCTTCCGCATCTGGGCGAGAAACGCCGCGTGCAGTTCCGTGTGGACATGATCAATGTCTTTAATCACCCCAACTTCCGCTACGTAAACACGGGCAACACGCCGCCGGGCTTCGGCACCTTCCCGACTGAGATTACCACCGAGGCCGAGGCGGTCACGTTGCCCAACGGCGTGGCAGGCACGCGCGGAGCGGTGATTACGGCGGCGGAATACAACACCTGGGCGGCCTTCAACGGGCAGCCGCTTTCCACGACGACGGCGGGCGCGGCGCAACTCGCGGCCATTCGCGCGCGCGTGAATGCGACCCGGTTGCCGAACACCGTTGTGACGAACGCGCCCGCCTCGGCGCTGCCGGCGGATTTCTTCCACGTTCCGATTCCGCAGGGCTTCGCCACCCGCAATGCGAATTCCTTCGATCTCAACACGCTCGAAGGCTTCAAGCTGTACCGCTTGCGGCAGACTTACGATCCGAACTTCGGGACGCTGTTCGCGGTGAGCAACCCGCGCTACATCCAGTTCGGTATTCGCATCTTTTTCTAG